A stretch of the Panicum virgatum strain AP13 chromosome 9N, P.virgatum_v5, whole genome shotgun sequence genome encodes the following:
- the LOC120687231 gene encoding putative GTP diphosphokinase RSH1, chloroplastic isoform X2, whose product MQTPPPAVPASSLECVSSCRATSWKGGGRPYECSVLSCAWNAPRALTGALASTAQCSSCGHAEAGGGWRRRGRSRRSNNLLLHITLDEDINKGRFGYGSSPAYSESFVRPWSTPVDPTWRAYCYSSSESFIPPETLWEDLNPVVSYLRPEELNFVHDALKLAYEAHSGQKRRSGEPFIIHPVEVARILGEHELDWESIAAGLLHDTVEDTDVVTFERIENEFGPTVRRIVEGETKVSKLGKLQCKSEGSSKQDLKAEDLRQMFLAMTEEVRVIIVKLADRLHNMRTLTHMPQHKQYAIAMETLQVFAPLAKLLGMYRIKSELEYLSFMYVNPMGFVELRKRVEDLYKAHEQELEEANKILRQKIAEDQFLDLVSVETEVRSVYKELYSIYKTTLKSKSSINEVNQVAQLRIIIKPKSCNGVGPLCTAQQICYHVLGLVHGIWTPIPQAVKDYIATPKPNGYQSLHTTVIPFLNESMFHLEVQIRTEDMDLIAERGIAAHYSGRGVVSGPVRPGISSGRNSKGKVICLNNTGFALRIGWLNAIREWQEEFVGNMSSREFVDTITRDLLGSRVFVFTPKGEVNGNLVSPIHVLANAEVVEIITYDKLSSKYAFQRHQQWLQHAKTRSARHKIMKFLREQAALSAAEITAEAVNNFVADLEDESDSELSIPSTKNEDSKFNWEKILNSDKLSFVNKSSNGFLPVNNVHPKVNGKQNKTLKELGIKINGHSAIRGDSFSELTHPGNSACKEVFPGLDHWKSGKISGWHNAEGNSVQWFCIACVDRKGMMAEVTSALTACGITICSCVAEVNKRRGMGVILFHFEGSYENVVSACSSVDMIHGVLGWSVGCSWCPLGVLEC is encoded by the exons atgcagaccccgccgcccgccgtgccaG CGTCGTCGCTGGAGTGCGTGAGCTCGTGCAGGGCCACCTCGTGGAAGGGGGGCGGGAGGCCCTACGAATGCAGCGTGCTCTCGTGCGCGTGGaacgcgccgcgcgcgctcaCGGGCGCGCTCGCCAGCACCGCCCAGTGCTCCTCCTGCGGCCACGCCGAGGCCGGAGGCGGCTGGAGGAGGCGTGGGCGATCCCGACGGAGTAACAACTTG TTACTGCACATCACCTTGGATGAGGACATTAATAAAGGGAGATTTGGTTATGGTTCATCGCCTGCTTACTCTGAAAGTTTTGTCAGACCTTGGTCTACTCCTGTCGACCCAACATGGAGAGCTTACTGCTATTCATCATCTGAATCCTTCATCCCCCCAGAGACTTTATGGGAG GATCTCAATCCAGTTGTTTCATATCTTCGACCTGAAGAGTTAAACTTTGTGCATGACGCTTTGAAG TTGGCATATGAAGCACACAGTGGACAAAAACGGCGAAGTGGAGAGCCATTCATTATTCATCCTGTTGAAGTCGCTCGTATTCTTGGAGAGCAC GAACTTGACTGGGAATCAATTGCTGCTGGTTTATTACATGACACTGTTGAAGATACAGATGTGGTTACCTTTGAAAGAATAGAAAATGAGTTTGGGCCAACTGTGCGTCGCATTGTTGAAGGGGAGACAAAG GTATCTAAGTTGGGTAAACTTCAGTGCAAAAGTGAGGGTAGTTCGAAACAAGATCTTAAAGCAGAAGACCTAAGGCAGATGTTTCTTGCCATGACAGAAGAG GTTCGTGTGATCATTGTCAAACTGGCAGACAGGTTGCATAACATGCGTACTCTCACACATATGCCCCAGCACAAGCAG TATGCCATCGCCATGGAGACATTGCAGGTCTTTGCCCCTCTAGCAAAACTCCTTGGGATGTACCGAATAAAG TCTGAGCTGGAATATCTATCCTTCATGTACGTGAACCCCATGGGTTTTGTTGAACTAAGGAAAAGAGTTGAAGACTTGTACAAGGCTCATGAACAAGAATTGGAAGAG GCAAATAAAATTTTAAGGCAAAAGATTGCTGAGGATCAGTTTCTTGATCTTGTGAGTGTTGAGACAGAAGTGCGCTCTGTTTACAAAGAGCTCTACAG CATTTACAAAACTACCCTCAAATCCAAGAGTTCAATAAATGAGGTGAACCAGGTTGCTCAG CTGCGGATCATCATAAAACCAAAATCCTGCAATGGTGTTGGACCATTGTGCACTGCACAACAG ATCTGCTATCATGTTCTTGGTCTTGTTCATGGCATATGGACACCGATTCCTCAAGCT GTGAAAGATTACATTGCAACTCCAAAACCTAATGGCTACCAAAGTCTACACACAACAGTGATACCATTTCTTAATGAGAGTATGTTCCATTTGGAAGTTCAG ATTAGAACAGAAGATATGGATTTAATAGCAGAAAGAGGCATTGCTGCACATTACAGTGGAAGGGGGGTGGTTTCTGGACCTGTTCGCCCTGGAATATCAAGTGGAAGAAATTCCAAGGGAAAAGTAATCTGCCTCAACAATACAGGATTTGCTCTGAGG ATTGGTTGGCTCAACGCAATCCGCGAATGGCAAGAAGAGTTTGTTGGTAATATGAGTTCTAGGGAATTTGTTGATACAATCACCCGAGATCTTCTGGGAAGTCGTGTTTTTGTGTTTACTCCTAAAGGCGAG GTGAACGGCAATCTAGTTTCGCCGATCCATGTACTTGCAAATGCTGAAGTGGTGGAGATTATAACTTACGAT AAATTATCCAGTAAATATGCATTCCAGCGCCACCAGCAGTGGCTACAGCACGCCAAAACTCGCAGCGCTAGACACAAAATTATGAAA TTCTTAAGGGAGCAAGCTGCCCTTTCTGCTGCTGAAATTACTGCTGAGGCAgttaataattttgttgctgATCTTGAAGATGAAAGTGACAGTGAGCTTTCAATTCCAAGCACCAAGAATGAAGATAGTAAATTCAACTGGGAGAAGATACTAAATTCAGATAAATTATCCTTTGTCAACAAAAGTAGCAATGGCTTTTTACCTGTTAATAATGTTCATCCAAAGGTCAATGGAAAGCAAAATAAAACTCTTAAGGAATTGGGCATCAAAATTAATGGTCATTCTGCAATTCGAGGTGATAGCTTCAGTGAGTTAACGCACCCTGGCAATTCCGCCTGTAAGGAAGTTTTCCCTGGTTTGGATCACTGGAAATCTGGTAAGATTTCTGGTTGGCATAATGCGGAAGGCAACTCTGTCCAATGGTTTTGCATAGCCTGTGTTGACCGAAAAG
- the LOC120687231 gene encoding putative GTP diphosphokinase RSH1, chloroplastic isoform X1 codes for MQTPPPAVPASSLECVSSCRATSWKGGGRPYECSVLSCAWNAPRALTGALASTAQCSSCGHAEAGGGWRRRGRSRRSNNLLLHITLDEDINKGRFGYGSSPAYSESFVRPWSTPVDPTWRAYCYSSSESFIPPETLWEDLNPVVSYLRPEELNFVHDALKLAYEAHSGQKRRSGEPFIIHPVEVARILGEHELDWESIAAGLLHDTVEDTDVVTFERIENEFGPTVRRIVEGETKVSKLGKLQCKSEGSSKQDLKAEDLRQMFLAMTEEVRVIIVKLADRLHNMRTLTHMPQHKQYAIAMETLQVFAPLAKLLGMYRIKSELEYLSFMYVNPMGFVELRKRVEDLYKAHEQELEEANKILRQKIAEDQFLDLVSVETEVRSVYKELYSIYKTTLKSKSSINEVNQVAQLRIIIKPKSCNGVGPLCTAQQICYHVLGLVHGIWTPIPQAVKDYIATPKPNGYQSLHTTVIPFLNESMFHLEVQIRTEDMDLIAERGIAAHYSGRGVVSGPVRPGISSGRNSKGKVICLNNTGFALRIGWLNAIREWQEEFVGNMSSREFVDTITRDLLGSRVFVFTPKGEIKNLPKDATVVDYAYLIHTEIGNKMIAAKVNGNLVSPIHVLANAEVVEIITYDKLSSKYAFQRHQQWLQHAKTRSARHKIMKFLREQAALSAAEITAEAVNNFVADLEDESDSELSIPSTKNEDSKFNWEKILNSDKLSFVNKSSNGFLPVNNVHPKVNGKQNKTLKELGIKINGHSAIRGDSFSELTHPGNSACKEVFPGLDHWKSGKISGWHNAEGNSVQWFCIACVDRKGMMAEVTSALTACGITICSCVAEVNKRRGMGVILFHFEGSYENVVSACSSVDMIHGVLGWSVGCSWCPLGVLEC; via the exons atgcagaccccgccgcccgccgtgccaG CGTCGTCGCTGGAGTGCGTGAGCTCGTGCAGGGCCACCTCGTGGAAGGGGGGCGGGAGGCCCTACGAATGCAGCGTGCTCTCGTGCGCGTGGaacgcgccgcgcgcgctcaCGGGCGCGCTCGCCAGCACCGCCCAGTGCTCCTCCTGCGGCCACGCCGAGGCCGGAGGCGGCTGGAGGAGGCGTGGGCGATCCCGACGGAGTAACAACTTG TTACTGCACATCACCTTGGATGAGGACATTAATAAAGGGAGATTTGGTTATGGTTCATCGCCTGCTTACTCTGAAAGTTTTGTCAGACCTTGGTCTACTCCTGTCGACCCAACATGGAGAGCTTACTGCTATTCATCATCTGAATCCTTCATCCCCCCAGAGACTTTATGGGAG GATCTCAATCCAGTTGTTTCATATCTTCGACCTGAAGAGTTAAACTTTGTGCATGACGCTTTGAAG TTGGCATATGAAGCACACAGTGGACAAAAACGGCGAAGTGGAGAGCCATTCATTATTCATCCTGTTGAAGTCGCTCGTATTCTTGGAGAGCAC GAACTTGACTGGGAATCAATTGCTGCTGGTTTATTACATGACACTGTTGAAGATACAGATGTGGTTACCTTTGAAAGAATAGAAAATGAGTTTGGGCCAACTGTGCGTCGCATTGTTGAAGGGGAGACAAAG GTATCTAAGTTGGGTAAACTTCAGTGCAAAAGTGAGGGTAGTTCGAAACAAGATCTTAAAGCAGAAGACCTAAGGCAGATGTTTCTTGCCATGACAGAAGAG GTTCGTGTGATCATTGTCAAACTGGCAGACAGGTTGCATAACATGCGTACTCTCACACATATGCCCCAGCACAAGCAG TATGCCATCGCCATGGAGACATTGCAGGTCTTTGCCCCTCTAGCAAAACTCCTTGGGATGTACCGAATAAAG TCTGAGCTGGAATATCTATCCTTCATGTACGTGAACCCCATGGGTTTTGTTGAACTAAGGAAAAGAGTTGAAGACTTGTACAAGGCTCATGAACAAGAATTGGAAGAG GCAAATAAAATTTTAAGGCAAAAGATTGCTGAGGATCAGTTTCTTGATCTTGTGAGTGTTGAGACAGAAGTGCGCTCTGTTTACAAAGAGCTCTACAG CATTTACAAAACTACCCTCAAATCCAAGAGTTCAATAAATGAGGTGAACCAGGTTGCTCAG CTGCGGATCATCATAAAACCAAAATCCTGCAATGGTGTTGGACCATTGTGCACTGCACAACAG ATCTGCTATCATGTTCTTGGTCTTGTTCATGGCATATGGACACCGATTCCTCAAGCT GTGAAAGATTACATTGCAACTCCAAAACCTAATGGCTACCAAAGTCTACACACAACAGTGATACCATTTCTTAATGAGAGTATGTTCCATTTGGAAGTTCAG ATTAGAACAGAAGATATGGATTTAATAGCAGAAAGAGGCATTGCTGCACATTACAGTGGAAGGGGGGTGGTTTCTGGACCTGTTCGCCCTGGAATATCAAGTGGAAGAAATTCCAAGGGAAAAGTAATCTGCCTCAACAATACAGGATTTGCTCTGAGG ATTGGTTGGCTCAACGCAATCCGCGAATGGCAAGAAGAGTTTGTTGGTAATATGAGTTCTAGGGAATTTGTTGATACAATCACCCGAGATCTTCTGGGAAGTCGTGTTTTTGTGTTTACTCCTAAAGGCGAG ATTAAAAACCTTCCTAAGGATGCCACAGTGGTTGATTATGCTTATTTGATCCATACTGAAATTGGCAACAAAATGATTGCAGCAAAG GTGAACGGCAATCTAGTTTCGCCGATCCATGTACTTGCAAATGCTGAAGTGGTGGAGATTATAACTTACGAT AAATTATCCAGTAAATATGCATTCCAGCGCCACCAGCAGTGGCTACAGCACGCCAAAACTCGCAGCGCTAGACACAAAATTATGAAA TTCTTAAGGGAGCAAGCTGCCCTTTCTGCTGCTGAAATTACTGCTGAGGCAgttaataattttgttgctgATCTTGAAGATGAAAGTGACAGTGAGCTTTCAATTCCAAGCACCAAGAATGAAGATAGTAAATTCAACTGGGAGAAGATACTAAATTCAGATAAATTATCCTTTGTCAACAAAAGTAGCAATGGCTTTTTACCTGTTAATAATGTTCATCCAAAGGTCAATGGAAAGCAAAATAAAACTCTTAAGGAATTGGGCATCAAAATTAATGGTCATTCTGCAATTCGAGGTGATAGCTTCAGTGAGTTAACGCACCCTGGCAATTCCGCCTGTAAGGAAGTTTTCCCTGGTTTGGATCACTGGAAATCTGGTAAGATTTCTGGTTGGCATAATGCGGAAGGCAACTCTGTCCAATGGTTTTGCATAGCCTGTGTTGACCGAAAAG
- the LOC120689689 gene encoding cleavage and polyadenylation specificity factor subunit 3-I-like has translation MASVAAPSGSLAGKRPTSGVREGDQMVITPLGAGSEVGRSCVHMTFKGRTVLFDCGIHPAYSGMAALPYFDEIDPSTIDVLLITHFHLDHAASLPYFLEKTTFKGRVFMTHATKAIYKLMLTDYVKVSKVSVEDMLYNENDIALSMEKIEVIDFHQTLEVNGIRFWCYTAGHVLGAAMFMVDIAGVRILYTGDYSREEDRHLRAAELPQFSPDICIIESTYGIQQHQPRIVREKRFTEVIHNTVSQGGRVLIPAFALGRAQELLLILDEYWSKHPELHKIPIYYASPLAKRCMAVYQTYINSMNERIRNQFAQSNPFVFKHIESLNSIENFHDVGPSVVMASPGGLQSGLSRQLFDKWCTDKKNACVIPGYVVEGTLAKTIINEPREVMLANGLTAPLHMQVHYISFSAHADFPQTSNFLDELQPPNIILVHGEANEMSRLKQKLISQFDGTNTKIVSPKNCQSVEMYFPCEKMAKTIGRLAENVPEGGESSGGLLVKKGFTYQIMAPEDLRVFTQLSTANITQRIAVPYSGSFEVIKYRLKQIYESVESATEEFDVPTLIVHERVTVRLESESYVTLQWSSDPISDMVSDSVVAVVLNIGREGPKLVPVEEAAKTKEDTERVALKVVYSLMASLFGDVKVGEEGKFVISVDGDVAQLDGRSGDVECENATLKERIKTAFRRIQGAVRPIPLSAS, from the exons ATGGCGTCCGTCGCCGCGCCGAGCGGCTCGCTGGCGGGAAAGCGCCCGACCTCCGGCGTGCGGGAGGGCGACCAGATGGTCATCACGCCATTGGGCGCCGGCAGCGAGGTTGGCCGCTCCTGCGTCCACATGACCTTTAAGGGCCGCACCGTCCTT TTCGACTGCGGCATCCACCCGGCCTACTCCGGCATGGCGGCGCTGCCGTACTTCGACGAGATCGATCCATCCACCATAGATGTCCTCCTCATCACCCA CTTTCACTTGGACCATGCCGCCTCGCTGCCCTATTTCCTGGAGAAG ACTACGTTCAAGGGCAGGGTGTTTATGACCCATGCCACAAAGGCTATTTACAAGCTGATGCTTACGGATTATGTCAAAGTCAGCAAAGTTTCCGTGGAGGATATGCTGTATAATGAGAATGACATTGCTCTCTCTATGGAGAAAATTGAG GTTATCGATTTCCACCAGACGTTGGAAGTTAATGGCATACGTTTCTGGTGCTACACTGCCGGCCATGTACTTGGTGCTGCCATGTTCATGGTGGATATTGCTGGTGTGCGCATTCTTTACACTGGTGACTACTCCCGTGAAGAAGACCGCCACCTACGAGCTGCTGAGCTCCCACAGTTCTCCCCAGATATTTGCATTATTGAGTCAACTTATGGCATACAACAACATCAGCCCAGGATTGTACGCGAGAAGCGCTTTACTGAGGTCATCCACAATACTGTTTCACAGGGGGGTCGTGTTCTTATCCCAGCATTTGCTCTTGGCAGAGCACAAGAACTGTTGCTTATCCTTGATGAATATTGGTCCAAGCACCCAGAGCTCCATAAGATTCCAATCTATTATGCCTCCCCTCTTGCAAAGAGGTGCATGGCTGTCTACCAGACATACATAAACTCCATGAATGAAAGGATACGGAACCAGTTTGCGCAGTCCAATCCCTTTGTTTTCAAGCATATCGAGTCCTTGAATAGCATTGAAAACTTTCATGATGTAGGTCCTTCAGTGGTGATGGCTAGTCCAGGTGGTCTTCAGAGTGGTCTCTCTAGGCAGCTTTTTGATAAGTGGTGCACGGATAAGAAGAATGCTTGTGTTATTCCAGGCTATGTTGTGGAGGGAACCCTTGCAAAGACCATTATCAACGAGCCAAGAGAAGTGATGCTAGCTAATGGGCTCACTGCTCCTCTTCATATGCAGGTTCACTATATATCTTTCTCAGCTCATGCTGATTTCCCTCAGACAAGCAACTTTTTGGATGAACTTCAGCCACCCAACATTATTCTTGTACATGGAGAAGCAAATGAAATGTCAAGGCTTAAACAGAAACTTATTTCTCAGTTTGATGGAACAAACACCAAAATTGTTTCTCCCAAGAACTGCCAATCAGTGGAGATGTATTTCCCTTGTGAGAAAATGGCCAAGACTATTGGCAGGTTGGCAGAGAACGTACCAGAAGGTGGAGAGTCTTCAGGTGGCTTACTTGTGAAAAAAGGATTCACATATCAGATTATGGCTCCTGAAGATCTCCGAGTGTTCACACAGTTATCTACAGCTAACATCACTCAACGCATTGCGGTCCCTTATTCTGGTTCTTTTGAAGTCATAAAGTACAGGCTGAAGCAAATATACGAGAGCGTGGAGTCAGCAACTGAAGAATTTGATGTTCCAACACTTATTGTGCATGAACGAGTGACAGTTCGCCTAGAGTCAGAAAGCTATGTTACGCTGCAATGGTCATCAGATCCCATTAGCGACATGGTGTCTGATTCTGTGGTGGCTGTAGTCTTGAACATAGGCCGTGAGGGTCCAAAACTTGTTCCGGTTGAAGAAGCAGCGAAGACCAAGGAAGATACAGAAAGGGTAGCACTAAAGGTAGTGTATTCTCTTATGGCGTCGCTTTTTGGTGATGTTAAAGTTGGAGAAGAAGGGAAATTTGTCATATCCGTCGATGGAGATGTGGCACAATTGGATGGGAGGAGTGGTGATGTTGAATGTGAAAATGCTACACTGAAAGAACGGATCAAGACTGCTTTCCGTCGCATACAGGGTGCTGTGAGACCAATCCCACTTTCAGCCTCTTGA